AGAGTTCACTATGTATATACAAATACGTTGCATGACCACCAACTATGAATAGCCAACCGTTCGGCAGATTCTTTATTATCATCATTGTTTCGATTACTATATTCATTTATTATACGTGCCTGGTTATAATTTAGTATATTCATTAATTATACTCTACAATTCAGCACATGCCATTCTGCAATATATTGCATGCACTTGAATAAATTTTGTTCTAAATTGCTAAATGCTAAAACGCGAAAATGTATCACTGTTAGTTTCATTATTTTAACATGTTTCTACTATTATAGGATTTAAATGCATCTGTTGGAGAAATGGAAGGGAGGAGACGTACTCGTAGTTCGGCAAGAGGTCTTGCATCGTCTACGCCTGTACCATCTCCACCTAAAAAGGAGAAGAGGGACACATCGACTAAGAGTACTGGTCGTGGACGCGGGCGTCCGAAACGGCAAGAGAAAAACAATGAGAACAATACGGATGAAGAAGCAGCAAACAATAAGGGTGAGAAGCATTCCGAAGAGGAATCTATGAAAATGGAAGTAGACGAGAACAAAGAAGAAACggaaaaattagtagaaaaCGAAGATAAAAGTGCTATAAAAATCGAAAGTAAAGAAAGCACTGAAAAGACACAGGAATCCAATTCCAAGGAAGAGAAAATGATAGAGGAATCAGAAAATTTTACAGAAGACACTAAGAGTACCGGAGTCAGcgaagaaaaaaaagaggaagacATAAAGGATAGCTCGGATTCGAGTCAAGATGCAACAGACACAGTGACAGAAGCACCACCTTCGTCTTCTTCGGAGTCTCAAAACCCTTCTAATACTACTACCACCACTcccaccaccaccgccgccaccaccaccacctccaccactaacaccaccaccaccaccaccgaggAAAATAAGGAATAACCTCCTTTCGCCTGTTTACCAACTTCATGTAAGCATTCAATTTTTTGTTGTTTTGCCTAGCGTTAGAAACTCTGTCAGATTAGTTTTGTTTAAAGGTGCATTTGAAATTAACATTTTGATCTAGTAGCTCTCGAATACCATATAGATGGTTAACAACTCTGTACAGTGTTGTAATTATATAGGAGAATCTCTACTattctgatttttttttttcaaaacattagaaGCATAGACATAGTACCTACATACGTatgtgtaaaataattttttttgtaaataatcaCGAGACACGTTGAATTATGGAGAAGAAAGTTATAATAGTTAAAATGTATTGTTTTTCTACTATAGTTTGAATGTTTAGAAAGATTTATctatataaaatattcatttttactgCAGCAGGTACCAGGGCGGCGCACACATTGGGGTTACAAATCCAGTCCCCTCGTCTATTTTAACAAATTGACACCTACTTGCCAATCGTTGCTCTGATCAGCGCACGCGAGTTGTAT
This genomic stretch from Lasioglossum baleicum chromosome 4, iyLasBale1, whole genome shotgun sequence harbors:
- the Cstf50 gene encoding cleavage stimulation factor subunit 1 Cst50 isoform X2; its protein translation is MSEIKAENKNDNNIEDVSKDHSADEKPTPAKNKRGGTKRLSTLERTTQEGERLTKDLNASVGEMEGRRRTRSSARGLASSTPVPSPPKKEKRDTSTKSTGRGRGRPKRQEKNNENNTDEEAANNKGEKHSEEESMKMEVDENKEETEKLVENEDKSAIKIESKESTEKTQESNSKEEKMIEESENFTEDTKSTGVSEEKKEEDIKDSSDSSQDATDTVTEAPPSSSSESQNPSNTTTTTPTTTAATTTTSTTNTTTTTTEENKE